CAACGCGGTGCCAAAGCAGTGTCTTGCCGCCCGGTGGTCAGGAACAACGGGGTTACTGCGGGGGAGACGCTAGCGGTTCGGTGGTCGCTGGCGGCGTAGAGGGACGGCAGGGCAAATCCATTTTAATGATCTGACCGTGTTTGGCGATGAAAACCTCGGGAATCGGTCGACTTGGCATAAAATCCTTGCCTGAACAGGTGATGCGGTAATTTTTGTTGTATGCCAGTCCGGGAATGAACGCGGGGAGGGAATATTCAATTGCATCGATTTCGCAAGTCAGGTGGTTTTCAAGCTCCTGGTCTTGTTCCCCGCGTTTGCCATTGTTATCTATGTCGTAATAGGCACGCAAGATCAGCAGACCATTTTCGGTAGGCATGGGCGGGGTTGTGCCGATCAATACGTCAATGATCGTATCTTTTGGCTTTTCCGGATCGGTTCTTATCTCGACGCTGCGTTCTTCTGGAGGTTGCGCCGCCAGCAGCAGGGGGAGAGACAGGTGAATTGCAAGCAAAACGGCAACTATATGTATGATGTTTTTCATATCGCAATTATACGTCGGATTATTCTTTAATAAAAGGAATTTCCGTTAAATTTATCTGATCAGTTGTGCTCTCGGCAGCATTTGTCGCGAACAATTGCCTTGACACTCCCAAGCCTATTTGTTATCTATACCGTCGCTTAAGTCGTTGTAATATGGCTCCGTCGCCAAGTGGTAAGGCAGAGGTCTGCAACACCTTTATCACCAGTTCGAATCTGGTCGGAGCCTCCATTTAAAAGCCAGTCGATTTTTTTTCGACTGGCTTTTTGTTTGCCTGGCGGAGCTGGCAAACCCGGTCCGTTGCAAGATACGGGCGTCACTCTGATCGGGGGGTGGTAAGCGTGTAAAATTACGCGAAGCCCGGTAACTGATCAGACCCAGGCGTGATTGAGGATGATGTCTGCACCGGTTAAACGGGAGAAATTCTTGTCTTTTTCAGCCAATTGTATAGTATGTGAGATCGATGTAATTTGTAGATATGGGTGAAAAGGGTCGGCGATGACAATGACAATGCAGGACGGAATAAAGCGAGGGATTGGCGTACTGACACTTGGTTGCATGTTGTTGCTGACCGGTTGTTTTGGCCGGATTCCCGTCGCGCTCAACGATGCAATTCTCAATCAAAACGACCCGGAGACCGTTTCTGCCGGGGTTCCTGCCTACCTGATCCTCCTTGACACGCTGATTGCCGATGATCCTGCCGATACGGACTTGTTGCGTGCCGGGGCCAAACTCTATGCATTTTACGGGGCCTCCCTGGTTGAAGATAGACAACGGGCGGCGCGCCTGACTGAACGAGCCCGACATTATGGCGAAGCGGCATGGTGTGTAGTCAGACGTAATGATTGTGACTTGACAGCGCGCCCCTATGATGAATTCAATCAGTCACTTGCCGGGTTTGATAACGATGAATTGCCTGAGCTCTACGCTCTGGCGGTCAGCTGGCTGGCGTGGATGCAGGCGCATAGTGATGACTGGTCAGCGCTTGCCGATCTACCGAAGATTGAATCGTTGCTGACGCATATCGTGACCCTTGACAATTGCTACGAAAATGGCAATCCGCACCTTTATCTGGGGATTCTCAAGTCGTTGCGTCCGGCCGCTTTGGGAGGGCGACCTGAAGAAGGACGGATCCATTTTGAGCAGGCGCTTGTTCTTTCCGGTGGTAAGGCGTTGAATTTCAAGGTTGCGTATGCCCGGTATTATGCCCGAACAGTTTTTGACCGCGAAGTGCATGATCGTTTATTGACCGAGGTTCTGGACGCCGAGACTGAACAGCCAGGGTTGACCTTGCTGAATGTGCTGGCACAACGTGAGGCACGACAATTGTTGTTGTCTGCCGAAGAATATTTTTAACGGGATGAAGATAAAGCTATGAATGCTTTCAAAGTTGGTGGACTCAGCCTGTTGCTGCTTGCCTTGTTAATGTCAACTGCGACCGCGATGACCTTTAAAGTTGCCACGATTGCGCCGGAGGGTTCGTACTGGATTACCGAGATGCGCAAAGCCTCTGCAACGATCAAGGCGCAAACTGCTGGCCGCGTCAATTTTAAATTTTATACCGGCGGGGTGATGGGGGGAGAAAATAACGTCTTGCGCAAGATTCGTCTGGGGCAGTTGCACGGAGGGATGTTTACCGGCGGCGGGCTTGAACCGGTTTATCCCGACCTGCGTCTGTATAGTTTGCCGTTGCTTTTTAATAACCTGGAAGAAGTTGATTACGTGCGCGAGCGGCTTGACGGGCCTTTGCGGGCCGGTTTTGAACAGGCTGGTTTTGTCAGTTTTGGCTTTGCCGAGGGCGGTTTTGCGCTGATGATGAGCAAGACTCCAATCCGTACCTTGGCAGATATGGACGGACGCAAAGTCTGGGTTCCGGAGGGGGATCGGGTTTATTACGAATCGATGGCTGCCCTGGGTTTATCCCCGGTATCATTGCCAATTACCGACGTGCTGACCGGGTTGCAGACAGGTCTGGTTGAAGTTGTTGGCACTTCACCGATTGGTGCCTTGATTTTTCAATGGCAGACTAAAATAGCCTACTTGACGACCACTCCGATGACCTATGTGATGGGGGTTTTTGCCCTGGATAAAGGTGCCTTTGATAAAGTCAAAGAGGAAGATCAGCAGGTGGTTCGAGACGTGATGGAACCGCTTTTTATCGCTTTTGATCGTCGTAACCGGATTGATAATCGTGAAGCACTGAATGTGTTGCGTGAGCAGGGGGTGACAATTATTGATCAGACTCCGGTAGCGGCGGCCGAGTTTCGGCAGCGGACCCGCAAGGCCATCGATATTCTTGCCGCAGAAGGTTTTTTTGATCGTGAACTGTTGCGGCAACTCGAAGCACATCTTGACGACTTCCGGCGTTCACACCAGCCGTGATCGATTCGTCAGGCAAAAAAAGCGCCGCGCGCGTACTGACCATCCTCTGGAAGATCGGCAAGGGGGGGGAAGATCTGTTGCTGGTGGTGTTGTTGCTGGTGATGATCGGTTTGGCGGGATTGTTGATTCTGCTGCGCAATGTGTTCGATAGCGGGTTGATCTGGGGGGACGAGCTGCTGCGCCTCCTCATCCTGTGGCTCTGTCTGGTCGGTGCCGTTGCTGCAAGCCGCGATGATAATCACATTAATATTGACCTGTTATCCCGCTTTTTACCACCCTCTGTGCAACTGATGGTGCGGATGTTCACCGACATGTTTACCGTCGTCGTCTGTCTGGTTCTCGCGTGGTACTCGTGGTCATTTGTCCGTATGGAGATCGAATTCGGTGCGCAGGTTCTCATTGATTATCCATCCTGGCTGGCGCAGATCATTCTCCCGGCGGGATTTGGACTGATCGCGTATCGTTACCTCTGGCACTTCATTCGCCGGGCGTCATGCCTGCTGGGGAAACGGGCGGTATCGTGATCCTGGGAGGGGTGTTGCTGGCCTTGGTCGCGCTTTGCGGGGCGCCCTTGTTTGCGGTTATCGCCGCAAGTGCCCTGCTCGGTTTTTATCGCGCGGAAATCGATCTTTCGGTGGTGCCGGTTGAGATCTACCGCTTGGCGGAAATGCCAATTTTGCTGGCGATCCCGTTGTTTACTTTTGCGGGCTATTTGCTGAGCGAAAGCAATGCCCCGCGGCGATTGGTGCGTTTGACCCAGGCATTGATCGGCTGGGTTCCCGGCGGTCTTGCGGTGGTCTCGTTGGCGACCTGCGCGATCTTTACGGCATTTACCGGAGCTTCCGGGGTAACGATTGTTGCCCTCGGCGCGTTGCTCTATCCGGCCTTGCGCGAAGCCGGATATCCTGAATCTTTCAATCTCGGACTGGTGACGACCTCGGGGAGCCTCGGATTGCTCTTCGCCCCGTCATTGCCATTGATCCTCTACGGGGTTGTTGCACAACAGGCGGATATCGGCGCCCCGGTGACGATTGATGCCCTGTTTCTCGCCGGTATTATTCCCGGTCTGTTGATGGTGGTTTCGCTGTCATGCTGGAGTTTTTGGGTCAATCGTGGCCGACGGCGTTCGCTGACAGAATTTTCCTGGCGGGAAGTTGCCCATGCGTTTCGCGCAGCGGTGTGGGAGCTGCCGCTGCCGATTGTGGTTCTGGGAGGGATCTACAGCGGCTACTTTGCAGTTTCTGAAGCTGCCGCAGTCACTGCTTTTTATGTGCTGATTGTCGAAATCCTGATTTTACGCGATGTTTCTGTGCGTCAGCTGCCCGCGATTATCCGCCAGTCAATGCTGATGGTGGGAGGGATTCTCCTGATTCTCGGAGTGTCACTGGCTTCAGCTAATTACATGATCGACTCTGGTGCCCCCCAGAAGCTCTTCAGCTTGATCAATGAACACGTTTCAAGTAAATTTACATTTTTAATTCTGCTCAATATTTTTTTGCTATTGCTCGGGGCCTTTCTTGATATATTCTCTGCACTGGTTCTGGTGGTCCCGCTTATTTTGCCGGTTGCCGTCGGCTATGGTGTTCATCCGGTCCATCTTGGAATTATATTTCTGGCCAATATGCAGATCGGTTATCTGACACCGCCAGTCGGAATCAATCTTTTTATTGCCAGCTATCGTTTTAAAAAACCGATTACTGAACTTTATCTGGCGACACTGCCATTTTTACTGATCTTGTTACTGTGTGTTGCCTTGATCACCTATTTCCCGATTCTATCGCTTTATCTGACTGACTGACTGACAGGACCTTTATAAAAATACTCTGCTCAATAGCTTCGGAGCGACCTTTGCCTTTTACCTCTGAACCACGTTATCTCGGAACTCTTCTGGATATGTCCTCTTCAGCGGTTGTTATCACCGAGGTGAAACAACTGTTTCACGAAATTTATCCGCAGGCCGACTGTTTTTTATTTGATCATACCGCCCAGTCGGTTGTTGATCTTTATCGCGGACATTATCCGCGATATCTGGCGTGTAATGTCGGGTTCCATGATCTCCAGCATACGACCGATACACTTTTGGCGCTGATGCGTCTTATTCACGGGGCCAGTCTGTCGGAACTTGTGCTCCCCGCCGATGATGTCGTTGTTGCCCTGAGTGCGGCGATGTTGCACGACACCGGCTATATCCAACGCGAAGAGGAGGTTGAGGGCACCGGCGCACGTTTCGGTCCTGTCCATGAGGAACGCAGTGTTGCGTTCACCTTGTCTTATTTTCGGCAACGTGGGGTTGCGCAGGCAACGACTGAATTATGTGTTGCGTTGATTTGTTGCACCCGTTTCAGCGAGTGTATCGAAGACCTGCCTTTTGTTGGCCTTGCGGGGAAGACCCTCGGTAAAATGTTGGCGTCTGCTGATCTGGCCGGGCAGATTGCCGATCGGACCTACCTGGAGAAACTGCTCTTCCTCTATCGTGAATTTGACGAGGGGCAGATGGGAAACTACCGGGACGAATTTGACCTTCTGCAAAAAACACTCGAGTTCTATTCACTGGTTGACCGGCGATTGCGGACCGATCTTGAGGATATGCGTCGTTATTACCGACCGCATTTCTCCCAGCGATGGGGGATTGATGATGATCTTTACGCCTCGACCATTGAGCGCAATCTGGATTATTTGCACTACCTGCTGACCCACCACCCCGATGATTATCGTGAAAAACTGAATCGCGGCGGTTTGATCGATCAGCTTGAGGCGCTTGAGGCAAACGATCAGCAAGCGTATCGCATGCTTTCAGCAGATTAAACGTTGTGCTACCGCGGGCTTTTTTTATTTAACTTTTCCTGTTGCTTGATTTTGTCCCAGAGAATACTCTGCTCATCGGGACAATGGATGGTCGGGTGATCACCAAACACGTGAGGGTGGCGTCTTTCAAGTTTTTGGTTGATGGAGGTGACGACATCCTCAATCGAGAAGCTACCCCGTTCTTCAAAAATACGGGCCAGAAAAACCACCTGCAGCAGGAGGTCTCCCAGCTCTTCGCAGATGGCGTCGGGGTCGTCACCGGTGAGTGCCTCAATAACCTCACACGCTTCTTCGGCAAGATACGGGATCAGACTTTCGGGGGTTTGTTCCCGGTCCCATGGACACCCTTCGGGCGAGCGTAATGTTGCCATGATTTGAATGAGCCGATGAAAAGTATTTTCGCGCATAGATTGTTCCGTCGATTCGGCGTGCCGCCACAGGGCTGAATTAATGGCGGGCAAGAGTGAATGAGTGAATTAAAATGGCTTGCATAATCCGGGCGGATAAGCTAATAGAGAGTCGGCCAAAAGTCGACCCTTGCCCGCGAAACGTCCTTGACAAACTGCGGTTGGTCTTTATACTAAGCGATTCTTGTCATCGGTGCAACTCATGTTGATCAAACTTGAAGAACTAGGCTCAACCCCTCTGGTTATGGAGCGTAAAGAGCCAATCGCGTCCTTTCCGGAGCTTGAGCGTATCGGCCGAGCGAATGAACTGACGTTTTCCGATGCAGTTGATTTGCTTCTGCATTGCAGTCAGGTGGGCGGTTTTGTCGAGGTGTGCGGGCGGCTTGAATTGACAGTGGAGGGGATCTGCAGTCGGTGTCTTGCTCCTGCGGTCATGCCGATCATCAGCGATTTCACTCTCACCTATACATCGGATTTTCCCGGTGTCAGTGATGAAGAGACCGGGGATGAAGTTGAACTGAGTGCCGAAGAGATGAATTTGATTTCATTTCACGGCGACGAGATTGATCTTGCCACCGAGATTCAGGAGCAGATTATTGTTGCGTTGCCCGTTAAGCTCCTGTGTCGGGAAGAGTGCCAGGGGCTTTGCCCGCGCTGCGGTACCGACTTGAACCAGCAACCTTGTGCGTGCGAGCCGGAAGTATTCAATTCCCGCTTTGACGTTTTAAAAAAATTGAAGAGCTGAGCCGAACAGGCAGTGTGATGGCGTGCTGCCAATCGCTAGATCATTAACCATTCATGAACAATATGCAGTAGAAGGAGAACTTTCAGTCATGGCAGTGCCGAAGAAAAAGACCTCAAAATCGAAGCGCGATATGCGTCGTTCACATGATGCGTTGATCGCCCCGGGAATTTCGACTTGTCCGGAATGTAAAGAACCGAAGCCGGCTCATCGCGTTTGTCCGAGTTGCGGCTTTTACAAGGGTAAAGAAGTCGTTTCCACCGATAAATAGGACCCAAACCCTTGCGTGATAAAATAATCGTTGCGGTTGATGTCATGGGCGGCGACAATGCCCCCGCCATTGAAGTCTCCGCCGCTGTGCAGGCTGCACGTGACTGGGGTTTTTCGATCGTCCTGGTTGGCGACCAGGCGCGGATTGCAGCTGAATTACTCAAGCACGATCACCGTCGATTGTCGCTTGAAATTCAACATGCCAGTGAAGTTGTCGGGATGGATGATTCCGCTTCCGATGCTGTGCGCAAGAAGAAAGATTCATCGATTCGGGTTGCTTTCGAGCTGGTCAAGGCCGGTCGGGCACATGCGGTTGTGAGTGCCGGAAATTCCGGTGCAACGATGGCGGCCGGCATGTTTGTCCTGAAGCGCCTCCCCGGGATTGATCGCCCGGCAATAGCGACAGTCATGCCGACAACCAAGGATCATGTCCTGGTTCTTGATGCCGGCGGCAATGTCGATTGCAAGTCACTCCATCTGGTGCAGTTTGCATTGATGGGGGAGGTTTATGTCCAACAGATCCTCGGCAAGTCAAAACCGGTGGTAGGGTTGCTTTCAAATGGAGCAGAAGAGAGCAAAGGGACCGAGCTGACACGTGAGGTACATCAATTACTGAAGAACTGCTGCGCCGGTTATCGCGGTTATATTGAGGGGCGTGACGTTTTTAATGGTCAGGTTGACGTCGTTGTCTGTGATGGTTTCGTTGGAAATATCGTTCTCAAGGTTGCCGAAGGGTTGGCTGAAGCGATCAAAGTGATGCTGTCCCGTGAAATAAAATCACGATTTTTGGCAAAAACGGGTTATCTGCTGATGCAACCGGCCTTTAAAGCGTTCGCTAAAAAAATTGATTACGCCGAATATGGCGGCGCTCCACTGTTGGGGATTGGCGGTACCGGAATGATCTGCCATGGTGGTTCAAATGAACGCGCGGTGATGAACGCGATCCGCATGGCACACGATTTTACCGCGCAACGTGTCAACGAAAAATTACTTGCGCATTTGCGCGAGGCGTATGATGGTTCTGCTGAGGTCGTTGACAAGTAGCCTCAGCCTGAGTAGAAAATATTGATCGGAACAGTTTCAGGAGTCATGCATTGATGATAGCTTTTGTCTTTCCCGGACAGGGATCGCAACATGCTGGAATGGGTAAGGATCTCGTCGATAACTTCCCTGTTGCCAGGGCGGTTTTTGAAGAAGCAAACGATGCCCTCGGCTGCGATCTGGCCACCCTTTGTTTTAATGGTCCCGATGAAGATTTGAAGTTGACAACCAATACCCAGCCGGCAATCTTGACAACCAGTATCGCTGCTCTTAAAGTGCTGGAACAGGAGACCGGGCTGGTTCCTGCGTACGTTGCCGGACATTCGCTCGGCGAATATTCCGCGCTGGTCTGTGCCGGCGGGTTGACGTTTGCTGATGCGGTACGCACCGTTCGCAAGCGCGGCGCGTTCATGCAGGAAGCTGTGCCGGTCGGGGTTGGAGCGATGGCCGCAGTAATCGGGCTCGATGCCGCACTGCTTGATGAGGTTTGCGCGACAGCTGCGGCGGGGGAGGTTGTTTCTCCTGCGAATTTCAACAGTCCCGGTCAGGTGGTAATTGCCGGTCATGCGACTGCCGTTGAACGGGCGATGTCGCTGGCGCTGAAAAAAGGTGCAAAACGGGCGCTGCGACTTCCGGTCAGCGCGCCATTTCACTGTTCTTTGATGGCTCCTGCCGGTGAAAGGCTGGACGAAGTACTGGCAGCGATTGAACCCGGTGCGTTGCGTCTTCCGGTAGTGACAAATGTTGAGGCTACGCCGAATGTCGACGCTTCACGCATCCGCCATTTGCTGGTCGCGCAAGTCAGCGCTCCGGTGCGCTGGGATGACTCCGTTGTCCGCATGGCCGAGCTCGGCGTCGAGCGTTTCATTGAGATTGGTCCCGGAAAAGTGCTCTGTGGTTTGATCAAACGGATTGCCCGGCAGGTCTCTACGGCAAACATTGAGGATTGTGACAGTCTGCAAAAAATCATTTAGTTTTTGCGCGTGCGTTATATGTTGATTGATGAGGAGATAAACGATGCCAAAAAACAAAGTAGCTATCGTGACCGGTGCGTCACGCGGAATTGGTCGAAGTATTGCTTTTGCACTGGCAAATCAGGGGGCGAATATCGTTGCCGTCGATATCGACTTGCCAAACACCGAAGCGACAGTGGCTGAACTTAAGGCAGTCGGGGTTGAGGCCATTGCCGTTCAGGGCAATGTGACCGCCGTTGCAGATGTCGAGAAAATGGTTGCTGCGGCTATGGACAAATTCGGTAAAATCGATATTCTCGTCAATAACGCCGGAATTACCCGCGATGCGCTGCTGCTACGGATGAAGGATGAGGACTGGGATGCGGTTTTGTCGGTCAATCTCAAGGGGGCCTTTCTCTGTACCCGGGCTACCGCAAAGATTATGTCGAAGCAGCGTTACGGACGCATTATTAATATTGCTTCGATCGTCGGGCAGATGGGGAATGCAGGGCAGGCGAACTATTGTGCCAGCAAAGCGGGGCTGATTGGACTTACCAAATCGAATGCTCGTGAACTGGCACGTCGCAACGTGACTGTGAATGCTATTGCTCCCGGCTTTATTGCCACCGAGATGACAGACAAGTTGCCAGAGAGTGAACGTCAGAAATTGACGACACAAATTCCAATGGAGCGTCTTGGCACTCCGGATGATATCGCCAACGCGGTACTTTTTCTTGCTGCGGAAAGTTCCGCTTATATTACTGGTCAAGTCGTCGCCGTCAATGGCGGCATGTATATGTAAAACTGGATCCTGCCGATATTACGGTACGGCTAACTACAAACAGGAGGTTTAACAATGGCTTCTATCGAAGAACGCGTAAAGCAGATTGTTACTGAACAACTCGGAGTTGATGAGGAGCAGGTTACGAACGAGGCTTCTTTTATGGAAGATCTCGGTGCAGATTCTCTCGATACGGTTGAACTGGTCATGGCGCTTGAAGAAGAATTCGATATCGAAATTTCTGATGAAGATGCCGAAAAGATTCAAAAAGTTCAAGATGCAATCGATTATATTACTGAGAAATCCTGAGCTGTGTACTGAAGGAGAGGCAATCGCCTCTCCTTCTCCTTTGTGATCCGTTCAGATGTAGCGCATGTCGTGAGATAGAGTCACTGACAAAGGAAATATCGAACCATGAGAAGAGTCGTAGTTACTGGTCTTGGCGCTGTTTCTGCTCTTGGAACCGGCGTAGAAAAGAACTGGCAGGCATTGATGGATGGTCGCTCCGGTATTGGTACGATTAGCCATTTTGATGCGTCGGACTTGCCAACGTGCATCGCGGGTGAGGCCAATGATTTCAATGTCGAAGATTACATCGAAAAAAAAGAAATCAAAAAAATGGATCGGTTTATCCATTTTGCATTGGCTGCCAGTGAAATGGCCTTGCAGGATTCCGGATATGTGATCACCGATGATAACGCAGAACGAGTCGGTGTGCTGGTTGGCGCCGGTCTCGGCGGGCTGCCGGCGATCGAGCAGTATCACACAGCTTTGACCGAACGCGGCTATAAAAAAGTTTCCCCTTTCTTTATCCCGATGGTCATTATCAATCTTGCTCCGGGAATGATTTCAATCCGTTTTGGTGCCAAGGGGCCGAATCTTTCGTCGGTATCGGCCTGTGCGACCGGTACCCATTCGATTGGCGATGCCTACCACATGATTAAACGTGGTGATGTTGACATGATGTTTGCCGGTGGAACCGAGGCGACGATTACGCCCCTGGGCATTGTCGGATTCAGTGTCATGAAGGCATTGTCTTCACGTAATGATGATCCGACTGCCGCCAGTCGTCCCTTTGATCGTGATCGTGATGGCTTTGTTATGTCGGAAGGTGCCGGGATCCTGATCCTTGAAGAATATACATCGGCCAAGGCCCGTGGCGCAAAAATTTACGGTGAAATTTGTGGCTACGGACTGAGCTCTGATGCCTATCATTTGACGACCCCCGCACCGAATGGAGAAGGGGCGGCACGCTGTATGAAGATGGCTCTCAAGGGGGCTGGCATTGCCCCGCAGGATGTTGATTACATCAATGCACACGGAACATCGACGTCATTTAACGATCTCTATGAAACGATGGCGATCAAGACGGTGCTGGGAGATCATGCGCGCAAGGTCATGATCAGTTCGACCAAGAGTATGACCGGACACGCCCTTGGCGCGGCCGGGGGGCTCGA
This region of Desulfuromonadaceae bacterium genomic DNA includes:
- a CDS encoding TRAP transporter small permease, producing the protein MIDSSGKKSAARVLTILWKIGKGGEDLLLVVLLLVMIGLAGLLILLRNVFDSGLIWGDELLRLLILWLCLVGAVAASRDDNHINIDLLSRFLPPSVQLMVRMFTDMFTVVVCLVLAWYSWSFVRMEIEFGAQVLIDYPSWLAQIILPAGFGLIAYRYLWHFIRRASCLLGKRAVS
- the dctP gene encoding TRAP transporter substrate-binding protein DctP, encoding MNAFKVGGLSLLLLALLMSTATAMTFKVATIAPEGSYWITEMRKASATIKAQTAGRVNFKFYTGGVMGGENNVLRKIRLGQLHGGMFTGGGLEPVYPDLRLYSLPLLFNNLEEVDYVRERLDGPLRAGFEQAGFVSFGFAEGGFALMMSKTPIRTLADMDGRKVWVPEGDRVYYESMAALGLSPVSLPITDVLTGLQTGLVEVVGTSPIGALIFQWQTKIAYLTTTPMTYVMGVFALDKGAFDKVKEEDQQVVRDVMEPLFIAFDRRNRIDNREALNVLREQGVTIIDQTPVAAAEFRQRTRKAIDILAAEGFFDRELLRQLEAHLDDFRRSHQP
- a CDS encoding TRAP transporter large permease subunit, which codes for MILGGVLLALVALCGAPLFAVIAASALLGFYRAEIDLSVVPVEIYRLAEMPILLAIPLFTFAGYLLSESNAPRRLVRLTQALIGWVPGGLAVVSLATCAIFTAFTGASGVTIVALGALLYPALREAGYPESFNLGLVTTSGSLGLLFAPSLPLILYGVVAQQADIGAPVTIDALFLAGIIPGLLMVVSLSCWSFWVNRGRRRSLTEFSWREVAHAFRAAVWELPLPIVVLGGIYSGYFAVSEAAAVTAFYVLIVEILILRDVSVRQLPAIIRQSMLMVGGILLILGVSLASANYMIDSGAPQKLFSLINEHVSSKFTFLILLNIFLLLLGAFLDIFSALVLVVPLILPVAVGYGVHPVHLGIIFLANMQIGYLTPPVGINLFIASYRFKKPITELYLATLPFLLILLLCVALITYFPILSLYLTD
- a CDS encoding DUF177 domain-containing protein; this translates as MLIKLEELGSTPLVMERKEPIASFPELERIGRANELTFSDAVDLLLHCSQVGGFVEVCGRLELTVEGICSRCLAPAVMPIISDFTLTYTSDFPGVSDEETGDEVELSAEEMNLISFHGDEIDLATEIQEQIIVALPVKLLCREECQGLCPRCGTDLNQQPCACEPEVFNSRFDVLKKLKS
- the fabD gene encoding ACP S-malonyltransferase; amino-acid sequence: MIAFVFPGQGSQHAGMGKDLVDNFPVARAVFEEANDALGCDLATLCFNGPDEDLKLTTNTQPAILTTSIAALKVLEQETGLVPAYVAGHSLGEYSALVCAGGLTFADAVRTVRKRGAFMQEAVPVGVGAMAAVIGLDAALLDEVCATAAAGEVVSPANFNSPGQVVIAGHATAVERAMSLALKKGAKRALRLPVSAPFHCSLMAPAGERLDEVLAAIEPGALRLPVVTNVEATPNVDASRIRHLLVAQVSAPVRWDDSVVRMAELGVERFIEIGPGKVLCGLIKRIARQVSTANIEDCDSLQKII
- a CDS encoding TRAP transporter TatT component family protein — encoded protein: MTMTMQDGIKRGIGVLTLGCMLLLTGCFGRIPVALNDAILNQNDPETVSAGVPAYLILLDTLIADDPADTDLLRAGAKLYAFYGASLVEDRQRAARLTERARHYGEAAWCVVRRNDCDLTARPYDEFNQSLAGFDNDELPELYALAVSWLAWMQAHSDDWSALADLPKIESLLTHIVTLDNCYENGNPHLYLGILKSLRPAALGGRPEEGRIHFEQALVLSGGKALNFKVAYARYYARTVFDREVHDRLLTEVLDAETEQPGLTLLNVLAQREARQLLLSAEEYF
- the acpP gene encoding acyl carrier protein; this encodes MASIEERVKQIVTEQLGVDEEQVTNEASFMEDLGADSLDTVELVMALEEEFDIEISDEDAEKIQKVQDAIDYITEKS
- the plsX gene encoding phosphate acyltransferase PlsX — translated: MIVAVDVMGGDNAPAIEVSAAVQAARDWGFSIVLVGDQARIAAELLKHDHRRLSLEIQHASEVVGMDDSASDAVRKKKDSSIRVAFELVKAGRAHAVVSAGNSGATMAAGMFVLKRLPGIDRPAIATVMPTTKDHVLVLDAGGNVDCKSLHLVQFALMGEVYVQQILGKSKPVVGLLSNGAEESKGTELTREVHQLLKNCCAGYRGYIEGRDVFNGQVDVVVCDGFVGNIVLKVAEGLAEAIKVMLSREIKSRFLAKTGYLLMQPAFKAFAKKIDYAEYGGAPLLGIGGTGMICHGGSNERAVMNAIRMAHDFTAQRVNEKLLAHLREAYDGSAEVVDK
- the fabG gene encoding 3-oxoacyl-[acyl-carrier-protein] reductase, whose amino-acid sequence is MPKNKVAIVTGASRGIGRSIAFALANQGANIVAVDIDLPNTEATVAELKAVGVEAIAVQGNVTAVADVEKMVAAAMDKFGKIDILVNNAGITRDALLLRMKDEDWDAVLSVNLKGAFLCTRATAKIMSKQRYGRIINIASIVGQMGNAGQANYCASKAGLIGLTKSNARELARRNVTVNAIAPGFIATEMTDKLPESERQKLTTQIPMERLGTPDDIANAVLFLAAESSAYITGQVVAVNGGMYM
- the rpmF gene encoding 50S ribosomal protein L32; amino-acid sequence: MAVPKKKTSKSKRDMRRSHDALIAPGISTCPECKEPKPAHRVCPSCGFYKGKEVVSTDK
- the fabF gene encoding beta-ketoacyl-ACP synthase II encodes the protein MRRVVVTGLGAVSALGTGVEKNWQALMDGRSGIGTISHFDASDLPTCIAGEANDFNVEDYIEKKEIKKMDRFIHFALAASEMALQDSGYVITDDNAERVGVLVGAGLGGLPAIEQYHTALTERGYKKVSPFFIPMVIINLAPGMISIRFGAKGPNLSSVSACATGTHSIGDAYHMIKRGDVDMMFAGGTEATITPLGIVGFSVMKALSSRNDDPTAASRPFDRDRDGFVMSEGAGILILEEYTSAKARGAKIYGEICGYGLSSDAYHLTTPAPNGEGAARCMKMALKGAGIAPQDVDYINAHGTSTSFNDLYETMAIKTVLGDHARKVMISSTKSMTGHALGAAGGLEAVYSLMAIDRGAVPPTINLDNPSPECDLDYVPKTARQVAVKVAMSNSLGFGGTNATLVFRKV